AGGTTGGTTAGGAGGGGATCCCGGTCACTAGGCCAGGTCAGGCCAGCCCTAAACCCCTGCTTTCTTCCTAAGGACATGTACCTGAACCAACTGTAAGCTTAGGATAGGATATAGTAGTAGTTGAAATACAATTGgccaaaaaatattaatggggaAGACAAACATTCAGACAAACAAAGGAAGCAAAGGAAAGTTCAAATCGAAACAAGATTATCCAAAGAACTGAAACTAATATTTGAGATGCACTCACAAAAGGTTTTGAATTAATGGGAATGTTTTGACTGACAACCTTATCTGCATTTTCTGGCTAAAAGGGAATACTTTCTTTCAGTCTTGCAGATCCAATTTCAGATAACCGTGTGCCCTGTGCTGGGAAGGTGGCTATTGCTGGTAAGAGTATTACGATGTGTCTCCAAATGTTTATGTCATCTGTAaacaaagctacaaaaagaattaTTCTCTGCCTCAGATACAATAGACACTTTTTAGTTCACACTTTTCTTCACCTTTCAGGGCTGCGTATTCCGTTGATGTGGAAAGATTCAGACCACTTCAATAACAGAGGAAGTAGGTTTTGGTTTTAGTTTTTGGTCCTATAGaaatttcttattttatttgcttTTAGTTTTCTTGGTTGTTATTTAGAAAAACTtcctgtaaatatttttttctgagattattttttgttcaaCAAACACGAGATCTGGTTATGCTATGGATCGGATCTCTTGTGTTTTCCAGGTTCTCGCCGGGTGGCGGTGTTCTGTGTGATGCAGATCGGTTTTGAGGTGTTTGACACGGAGATGGTGGTGGTCGACCGGTCAGCCACTGACGTCTGCTTCAAGGGAGTCACCATCTTGTCAGTGTCTTTAGTACTTACTTTATTAGAATAAAAATATGGATCCAATGTAGTATaagattcatatttatattccaGATAGAAGGCACAATATTCACTTTTGTTGTTGATGAAGACATGTTGTAGACTTTAATTGCAGGTGTTTATTGCTTTATCTATTGCTTTATACCGTGTGTCTACCTTCGGATTTGTAGCTTAATTTCATCAATTGAAAACGAtgtcattatatattttttagatactgtatttttttgtaattgcaGTTATGTTATCTTTCAGCAACGAGGCAGTACCCCAGTTTGAACTGAAGGTGGAGCTGTGGAGCTGCGCGGTGGAGGACGACAGCACAATTCTCGCAAACACGCCAAAGAAACTGGCCAAGAAGCTGCGCAGCTCAATGGGAAAGGCTTCTGGGAAAAAATTCTGCCCTCTCCTGGACAGTTCTGACCCTGGCAGCTTCCTACATTCGCATCCAATACCCCCGTAGGTGGAGTACCTGCTTCTAATAACTTGTCTCAGACAAGTGGTTATTGTTAATACAGACATTGCTCTTGACAGTACTAatccatcctgtgtgtgtgtgtgtgtgtgtgtgtgtgtgtgtgtgtgtgtgtgtgtgtgtgtgtgtgtgtgtgtgtgtgtgtgtgtgtgtgtgtgtgtgtgtgtgtgtgtgtgtgtgtgtgtctctcagtggGACTAAGTACAGCCTGCTGGCCTACACCACCTTGTGTCTGTCTGAGGCCGAGGGCAGCTTCCAGTCCCACTCGCTGGTGGTGCTGCAGGATGGTGAGGACCAAAGCATGAAAGCAGCAGAGAGAAAACACTATCACGGGAGCGACTGCTGCTTTGGCACAGATGTttcaataaataatttaatattgactaaaatatttaaattattaaaagcagGAGTCATACCCAAGATGCTGGATCCATTGTAGTTTTTCACATATTCTATGTTTGATGACTTATTTATTATCCAGCTGCTCATGATATAAACGGTGTGTTGTAGCTTTTCATAATAGATACTGCAATTTAATTCCCTTGAATGCTTTCTGTTAATTGACAAATAATTAGTATATAGTGATGACATTTTTCTAAAGCTATACCACCCACATTCACAGCTGATTGGTCCTCGTGGCTGCCACTCTATGGGAACCTCTGCTGTCGATTGGTTGCTCAGCCTCACTGTATGACGCAGGCCACTATGAGTGGACACCTCAACCAACAGGTAAGCTGATTACTAATGGCTTAAGCACACCCAAAAACTGTCAATAGTAAATAGTAAAAATATAACTAACCTCTAAACAAGCACATATTAATGAAATTAAAGTGGCACATGATTATATTTTCAATATGTTCTGAAATAACCTTTTGTTTTGGTCGTGCCTAATGAAAAATGTATAAGTGATTATCTTCAGGTAATGGTGGTTGGTCTAAGATTGAGCATACTTGAATTCATTTATTTGAACTAAAACAATATAAAGACTGttgcatttgaaaaaaataaataaaatggtgCATTTGACCCATTCTGATGTGAAAGTTTTGTTGATTGGGTCCCTTGCAGCAGTGTGTGGAGGGGGTGTTGCGCTGCTGCAGCATGTACTGTGTGCTCAGCGCCGGCTCTCTAGACTGCTACTTCAGCCCGGAGGAAATCACAGCCAAAGTAGAGCCTTCCCAGCAAATAGCCGTCAATAAGGTGAGTGGTAAAGTATTTCACAAGGAACCTCTTATCTTTATCTGTTTTCCCACTGAATTCACATTTTTCCATTTTCCAATATATGTAATCACCTGAACATTATAAGAATgccatttttttattatcatattatcCGTTGTATTTAATTAAAACCTTAATTAAACCCTCAAACTAAGATACCCTTCAATAGCGGAAACACCAGAGAACCATTACACAGCTTCTCATTTAGACATGGGTTTTTTATCTTCTCTATTGTGTTAGTTAATTTGGGTTTGGTTTCTGAAATTAGTATTGCCCCCTTTAGATCTCATCAAAGCGCTTATAATGTAATAGGGGAACGACAAAACTCATTTAAAGTTGTTATTGTTATCAGTAATAGTTCTTTACAAACTTGGACGCCGCCAAAACACATTTCCATAAACAATGATCTgtttatgaaataaaataataaaatgtcagCAGTGTATTGAAAAACAGTTCCTCGTCGGGCGTTTGAAAAAGTGAATGCTACAATTCTTATCAACACAGAACACGCGCATCCGTGTGACGGAGAAGGACTCGTCGGGTCGGAGGTCAAACAGTCTGACCATCATCAACCCCTCGCCGGGGGGTTCTGAGTCGGCCCTCTTCACCATGGAGGGccgggaggagctggaggactgGGTCGATGCCTTCCACCAACACTTCTACGACCAGAGTGAGTCGCTGTCGGGACCGCACCCAGACACCCGCTGTAACCGCGCTCGCTCAGTGCCTGGCCTGAGCAACGGTCGTCTGGTTCATTGTTTGTGTATTCATTGGAAGATTAGCGGTTGGTAAATACTGTGTCATAATAACATGacacactagcacacatacaaatgcagcGGTGTGATTGCAGGATTTGTTCAGATAACGATGTCGGGCGAGATGCCATGAAGAGTCTACAGTTGTCCTAAAGCTGGTTAGACTTTTCCATTTGCTGTACGAGTGTATTCTATTATCATTATTCTGTAAACATGGCCCCCCTCAGGCGCTACACTACTGCTGTTTAGCAGCAGATAGGTGCTGGGGACGTCTGGCATGGCCCTGCAGAAGGTTCACGTTGTGCGTCCCTCTGCCTCTGTCccgtgtggtgtgtggtggcgTGGGGAGCAGGCGAGTGGCTGCACTGCTGTGACCGGctgatggagatggaggtggagacccCGCCCAAACCAGCACTCTTCCTCACCAAACAGGCGGACTCTGTTTACAACGATCTCAGTGAGTGGGGAACCAGTGGCTCACTGAGCCCAAccagtgactgactgactgactgactgactgactgactaacaACATTGACGGGGGTTGATTGCTAAGTATTATTGTGTTGTGAAATGCTCTTAGCACTATTTTAATATCCTTGATTTAGTTGTTCAACTGTAATGAAAGGATAGGGCTCCCTGTGTTTTTGGCACAGCATTTCAAATTAATCCTAATGAAGTAAATGTTATGCATATGTATTTGGAATCTTTCCAGGTATAAACTCGCCACGCAAGTTTGAGAGCATCACAGACATCATCCACAGCCAGATTGAGAAGTCAGACGGCCACTTTCTCAttggtcaggaggaggaggaaaggggagcCCCTAATTGGTCGACCCTATTCGACGGGTCCCGCCCCGTGGTGGTCCAGAAGAGCGTCATGTCACCCAGCAAAAGCTCCACCCCCtttaccagccccgcccccggcggcggctccacccccgcccccggTGGTGGCTCCACCCCCAACAGCACCAAGAAGCGccgggcccctccccctccctcgcccTGCGACCCCCCGCCCGCTCGCCCGgcacgcccccccctccccgcctccaTCCGCCCCATCCCAGCCCGTCCTCCTCCCTCGGCCCCcagcagggagaaggagaacgCGTTGCAGCGCCCCGCCCCGAGGTCAAAGACGGGACGGCCGTCGCTGGACGCCAAGTTCTCCGCCATCATCCAGCAGCTCCAGAGGAGCCACCCcgccggggggggaggggccgcggcCCTGAGTCGGAAGAATGCCCCCCTGGGACACCTCGACGTGCAGCCCCACGGCGCCAGTCACCCCCAGGACCCTCACGCCCGGGCCCCCGACAGAGACGACCCCCGGTCCGGGCCCCTGACGGCGGACCTCAGGCTGGGCCCCGTGCCGGCCCCAAGGAGCAAAGCGAGGAAGTCTTTCCGGGAGAAGATGAACCCCAAGGGCTGGTGAGGCGGACCGGACCAACGCAGGCTCCGGACTAGAGAGGGCAGCAGGAGCACTCCTGTTCATGTATCCAGCACTCTATCATAATTATAATctgtataattataattatagtGGGTTATTATAATCCATTATGCTGCACATTTTTTACCTACTGTGTGCATTAAATTACAATTTCGATTTTCTTTTTGCAATTTACTGATACTCATTTCCTGGTATGGCTTTTTAATCACATCTTTAACCAGACTAAAAATAACTAACTAGTGAAACTAGATTGGTTGGACTAAAAATTGATTAAAATGAAGCAATAAAGGCAGAGGCCTTCATTGCACACGGTTGGAGGGCTCATACGCCAGTAAGCAAATTTTCCACATCAATCCTCTCCCACACAAATGGAGATGATTAATGTGTCTCATCTCTGCCTCTTGGCACCTCGCTGTAGAGCAGCGTTTCCATTCAAATCTGTCTATTAATGGATCATTTGCTTTGAAACACTAACGTAACTGTGACTATGTCATTACCTCTGCAAACATGTTATTTGTTGCAAATCTGTAATGTGAATTGTTGGCTGATTTTGTTCTTAGTTTTTTTGTAACTATATTCTGAGtagtgttgtttgtgttttataaTGTCGACCATGAATTCCAATAACCTTAATGCAACACAAGGCATCTCTATTAGCTAGTATGATGAAAACATCATGTAATACCTTGGAACATTTTGAACCACTCAATATTTCAACCACTCAACTGTCTGCTGCCTGTCATGGCAGATGGCCAAGAGCAGGGGAcatcctgattggctgaaaaaggagaaaaaacGAAGAGCCTAACCGGAGTAAAATATTAAAACCACCTGCTCCCAATCTTGGAAAAAGGAGGACAGAATAGAAGCCCATTTTGAAATCCTCCATTATTAAAACGTTTTGTTTTGGCTTCATTGAAACGACTAAAATACTGAACGCACAAAAATGGTTGCAGCTCATTCTAATAACATTAAGCTttgattgtttattttcttgattGTATTTTGTAGATTGTTCTCCATTGTAAACACTGACTTTACACAATGGTATATCAAAATCTATTTTAGAAGACTATATTGAGGCTACACACCCCGATGTCAGATATCATTATTGGATGGTGATAAGTACTCCCTTTCACCCCTGTGTTTATTAGTAGATTATAAAGCCGGGGTAATTGCTCGGGTGCCGTTCTCAAGCGGTTGGATTACCTTTTGTTTTCATGACAATGGGCATAATAGTTGTAATGCACTTTTTACCATCTTTTCTAATATCGTCATTGTGGGCATTTCAATAGACGGACTGTAATGTTTTGCTGCAATATCAATAAACGCGCCTTTTTATagtggagatagagagacccTTGTTGAATATTTATTCCAGTTAATCTTGGATGTACTATGTTTTTGCACTTTTAATTAGGCCTGGTGCCTCTTGATGCATCGTGTGCTCAGGGCTCAATTTCCCAGATAATACGCATGAACAGCGATTACTGAGTAGTccttttttcatttgaaaatgaaattCCTCAATGTATTAAGGAGCACATCATCTATTGAGGCAACAGCAGCCTTCTCTATTGTACCGTCTCTATCCTTAACTGCATCAAGTAATTATAGATTGACATCAGAAAATCATAGCAGCCATTAAGGTAGAGCAGGAGGTACAACCATGAGGCTGTATTTGTTTTCCTAACACGCCATGGCTAAAGCCTCTTTcccccacacccctccaccTAGAGCGTTCTAAGAACACCATGTCAGATGTGTTAGCCCTCGCCCTATATTAGCATTCAGTGAATTGCTACTAGTGTGCCCTTAAACAAATGTCAGGCCTAGTTAATCCAGAGAGTCGAGTGTGGGACTCAACCTATGAACAAACCGGAGCTTTGTCCTTGGAGCGTCAACCCCACTGCCAATACAACATTCTTAAATCACATTTCAGCATCAATCACCCCCAGTTAACGATCATGCTAAGCAGGCTCACAGCCCAACATGAGAGCTGCACACGGGTCTGAGCCATGAGGCCCTGGCCGGGCTGGAGATGTCCATGCGCGCCGTCATGAGATTTAAATGGAGATTTATGTTCGCTTGAACCCCTCAATTGCCATTTGCGGCTATAGTTCTTTATCTTACCCTCCATTAAAATGTTATTATTGCAGATCTGTGAGTTGGAAGAGGAGGGCTGGCAAGTCTGCCTTATTTTATGCTGAGTTTGTTTGCTGAATATCTTTTTCATGGGGCGGGTTTAAGGGAAGTGGAGGAGGGTAATAAAAGTCAGAGTGCAGCTTTTATTGCTGCTCAGCGCGTTCACACACTCAGACTCGCACACATACCGCAATCGAGGTCCATGCGCCGGGAGATTTTTCTACTGCAGCAAATACTAGAGAGGGTTAGCTGGCCTTTCGCCCAGAAAGGCCCTGCTGTGAAGATTACAGCAGAGCAGATTCTCAGAGCCACATAATGGAATTACAATAATAAATCCCCATTCGTGCTGCGTTTGGTTAGAAACAAAGAACATTGAAtaaacaatcttttttttttttttaacaaattgtCGAAGACAAATTCCAACAGTGAGAAATGTATCTCTCTGATCAGTCGGAGCGGAAGACAACATAATATCACCAACCCAGGAACCATGTAGATAgtaaaatattttaattaaatatacAGGAGGTTGTATAATACAAAATGTTTCatttattctctttttttcctcaCTTGCCAGCTGGGTGATTGGTAAACAGATGGCCATCGTATCAAAAGAACAACACGTTTAGAATGAATGTTAATGAAACGGAGAGGGTGGAATAGAGCACAAACAAAAGATAGACATTATCTTATAGTTCTTCAAATGTAGTGTTGGTTTGAATCTAAACACGTTCACGTGTGACCTTGAACTCagtatacaaagacacacaactaCATTGTGCGACCGACTTTATACTACCTTTGAGCTATTTACAGAGTATAGCAGTTTATATGAGAACAACCACGCAATAATATCTACAGTGCTATTTACACTGAACGTAAGACAAGAGCGAGTGTGTTGCCATGGTTCTGATCCCCAATGGAGGCTTTGTACAGGGGAGGCTTGCCGGCACGCAGTGGATGCTGGCTCGAGCCTACGCATGATAACATACAGTACGGTTCAGTACTTCATCAGAACTGTGTTTAAGCATTATCCGTAAAACCTTGACACACAAACGGTAATAGTGTTATTTGTattccccccccaaaccccacctCTTACTTTGAAACACTAGACATGTTAACGCTGTATTTGAGCTGTCCCAGATTTCCATTAACAGAAGTTATAGTGGCTGTAAAAGCTGAAACAGGTGTTGTCTCTTCACCTCTGGCTACAGAGCGCAGGAGGAATTTTTTATGGAGTTCTGGTACCTTTTGATCATTGCCAGAAAAACACGCTGGCTACACCTCTCCAAAGTCACACGACAAGAGGCTTGGGAAATGTCAAATATTTGTTAATCTTTTCAAGTATTCTTTGTTGATTGATAGCCTAAGACAACTAACAGCTGTAAAAGCAAACAATTGCAAGTAAGAAAAACAGTTGATTTGAAAAGTAGGATTAATACtaattttctctttctcttatacctggtgtatatgcatgtgtgtgtgtgtgtgtgtgtgtgtgtgtgtgtgtgtgtgtgtgtgtgtgtgtgtgtgtgtgtgtgtgtgtgtgtgtgtgtgtgtgtgtgtgtgtgtgtgtgtgtgtgtgtgtgtgtttgaggtgtgtttacgtatgtatgtgtgtgtctgtttgtgtgtgtgtgtgtttgtgtacgtgtgtgcgtgtgcgtgtgtgtgtacgtgtgtgcgtgtgtgtatgtgtgtgtgtgtgtgtgtgtgtgtgtgtgtgtgtgtgtgtgtgtgtgtgtgtgtgtgtgtgtgtgtgtgcatgcccgtGCTGCTTTACAGTCAACACTGATAGTATGAATGATACTCTTAAATTGCTACTCTTTAAGATGGACCTTAATTGTCGTGCTAACTCTAAAACTAAGATTGCGAAGGCACAGGTATACGCAAAGCAACAGAGTTCACTGCCAACATTCCTATTCAAATCAATATGGGAGCCTacagaaaacagaaaacagaaaacaaaaataaaaaaataagtggaTTTGAGGTGAGCATTCCATAATGCTAGTAAGAAAGAACAAAACAAGTTGCTACAAGTCCACTAATTACAGAGAGCTCGGATCATTCTACTTCCAAACAATTTTTTAAATGATTGCAAtgatacaaaaataaacattaacttgtgattggtcaatagattaaataaagtAACTATTCTGCGTTTCTAATTATCCTGACATAATTCCTTAATAAAAACCTGAATTGAGTTGAAGTTGAGTTTACAGTACATGCATGAATACTTTAGCACCCCAAACTGCTACCATGAGTCCAATATTGGTCTTTGCGTGGTTCTGCAAAAGAGCAACATCAGCCCCTGCCTTCAAAGAGTGACCAGAAAATGTGCTgtagcaaaagaaaaaaagaacaggCAACAATTTTCAGCGTGGAGACATGTAAACAAATGCAACCGCCACCCTATGGCTGAAGTGTGCCATTACACTCAATAACTGTTTCCCGTTCGGGATGGAAAGCGCACCCCTACATGTTAGAGGTGCAGGCTTTATCGAGCGCCCTGGTTCCTcttttgaatgtgtttgtttagtATTTCAGCAATAAATGTATGCCATTCTCTGTCACAGTAAACAAATGGCTTCTcccggcccgcccccccccgttCAGCGGTGGAGAGCGACAACCTGACAGGCGGTGACTGAGGTTGACTGACTGATTAGTGAGCACATACACACCAGCATTGTGCAAATAAAGGATACAACCATAacattaaaaacaataaaatacagtGAGTGGTAATGAAATCATAACAGTGCAAAAGTAAATAATACAATGAATAAAAATCAGTGGAATTTGAGTCAGTTTAAGCGGTGGCCGCGTCACTCTGTAACCTAGCGGCGTTTCATTGTCAGTGTTTGCATTCCGACTTAAGACAAGCCTTCTCCCAGAGAACCAGAATAAACAACAGAAAAGTCTGAATGGATGAGTCACTTTACGGGAGGGAGGGACGCGAGAGCAGAGGACGAAGAGGAAgcaaaaagaaaacataggaCATTGTTTATTTCTTCTCTACTTTCGACGTGGTGGTCATTCCTTCCGGtttgctcctcccctcctctcccctcctctcccctcctctcccctcctctccctctccgcccgCCTGCGTCTCCCTCCTCACAGTCTGGTGCTGGGGTGCACCGAGGAGAGCTGTGGCGGGGGCAGGGTGGACAGGGGGTAGAGGTGGTGCAGCAGGTCCCCGTACAGCGCCGCCCCTCCCGGGTGCCGGTAGAAGTGGTGCGGGCTGGGCCCCGTGGCCAGCAGCTGCCGGTGGAACAGCATGGAGTGGAAGGCCATGGGGGGCACCAGGGGGGACACCGCCGTCTGGCTCTTCAGGTACTGCAGccccgggtggtggtggtggtgatggtggtgcgggtggtgctgctgctgctgctgttgatggtGCAGACCGTCCTGGGGCCGGGCCGACACGTACATGCCCGGGTAGAGCGGCGAGGGGTAGGCGGTGGCCGGGTGGCCCTCGGGGAGGTGGGTGTTGAGGTGCACGGCGTGCGCCGGCTCGGCGGGCTTCAGGTCCTCGGGGTCGCCCCGGCGCAGCGGGCCGGCCGGGTGCATGGGCGTCACCACACGCACCTTCCTGTCCGGCGCGCCCTCGTTCTCCGCCTCGCCCAGGCTCCGCTTGGAGGGGGGCCGGCAGGGGCTGGTGTGGGGCGCGTCCGGGGAGGCCTTGCCCCCGCCGCCGGGGAAGCACGGGGGCGAGGGGTCCGGGGAGCCGCCCTGCGGTTTGGGAGAGGAGACGGTCATGGGGGGGACCCTGCACGCCTTGGGGTGGGAGTCCAGCCCGCCCTGGTGCATGATGGGATATTGAAGGCTGCAGAAGGGCGGGGGTttggagaaggaggacagcCTCTGGGAGAGAGGCTTGGCGATGGTGAAGTCCCGGGGCTGGTCGTCGGTGTGGCGCCCGTCGCCGTGCGTCTGAGTCCGGTCCCCGTAGTGCGACCTGAAGGCCAGGCCCTCGCACTCCAGGCCAACGCCGCTGCACACAAAGCCTTCGCGGCCCTCGCCATCGCGGACGTAATGCCCCCTCTTCTGGCCAGCCATCCGGTCGTGGCTCAGGCAGTTCTCCGTCTGGCGGTAGAGGCTGTGGAGGTGGGGCGACGAGTAGCAGTCGGCCACGTAGCCGGGGTTGTGCGACGGCGCCGGGGGCCCACCGTGCAGCAGCTTCTCCCCGGGCTTCTCCGCCCCGTTCTGGGCGGGGGGCTGTGGCAGGTAGGGCTGCCAGGGGGGGGAGACCTgcggctggaggtggtggttggtcCGGCAGGCGTAGGGCCCCGACAGCTCGCCCAGAGGGTTCCTCTCGGCCTGGTCGCCGCCGGCCGCCGGGTGCAGGGGCTTGGCGCTCTGGGCGTGCTGGATGACCGACGGCCTGAAGACGGTGGCCATCTCCGGGGGGACGTCACTCACACGGGGGGCGTGAGTGACGTCACCTGGCCTCACGCCACCCGCCTCCCCCCCGGCGCCGGCCCTCCTCTCCCGGTCGCGCTCGCTGGTGGGGAACGAGGGgggcgggagagggaggggcagcgccgggggagggagtggcaccgaggggggggtgtaggAGAAGGGGTTGGTGTCACACACCTGCGAGAGAAGCTTCTTCTTGGCCAGGGGGGACATCACCCCCTGGCCCGCGCTGCAGTATGCGGTGAGCTGCGGGGGGGACAGGTGCACCTCGCTCCTCGGGACCCCATAGTCTCTTTTCTCTGGCAAGGAGTCGGGCCCCGAGGCGTCCCCGGATTGTCTGTCTGCCGCCGGCTGCTTGAACATGGGCAGCACCTTGCCCACCCTTCCCCCGTGGCCCTCGGCCCCCCCGTCCCGCCCCCTGGCCGCGGGCTCGGGCAGCCCCGCCCGCACAGCTGCTTTGTTGGGATGGTCCCAGCGATGGGCCATGTACGGGGGGGGGTTGAGCACGGTGACCGTTCCCGGCTCCAGACGCAGTTCGGAGGGGAGCTTCTCGTGGAGGATGGCGGGCGGGGGGCTGGACAGTCTGCGTGGGGGGGCGTCAATGCCGGCGCGTATCGCTCTGCATTCGCCGCTCTCCTTGAAggacggggcggggcgggggtcaGCGGCGGCCAGGGACTCCTCCTTCTTCAGGATGAAGtgtaactcctcctcctccatgacgGCGGGGTCTTCTTTCAGATGGCCCTCCTCCTGCCTGGCGCCCGCGGCCAGCTCGCTGCTCTCCTCCGACTCGTCGTAGTCCTGGGAACGGTCACCGCAGGGATTTAGATATAAAGAACATAGATAGACGAACACGATACCTCCAGATGCACTCATGGTATTCGGGGGTTTTCACGGGAGAACAACCAGCATTAGGAGGAGATGACAGTGATGAGATAATGACAAAGCATAAAGAATGAAATGAGATATAAAGGAATGACAAAATACCCCCAAAAATACCCAGACTGAACAAAAAAAGATTCCCATGGGGATCGGGGTTGGGGTGGTACTGACCTGTAACTTCTCCTTGCATTTCTCCGTctcgtcctccttctccctcttctcccgcCCCTGCTTGGGATTATGGGAGCCTTTGGACTTCTTGGCCCCGGAGCCCTTGGCCCGGGCCGCGGCCGCCTTGTCCTGGCTGCCCTCCTGCTTCTTGGCTTTGACCAGGGGCAGCGGAGTGTCTGATTGGCCCTTCAAATTCCTCTCATAAGGCAGCAGGAGCCTgtagaggagacaaggaggagcTCAGAGCCTGCTCGATGTTGATTTGTTTCACAGGAGGGCAAAGAAGGTGGGAAGGATAAGATCTCCTGTTTTAATAACAATAGGaacaaaaagaaagaataatAATACGCCTCCGCTCTGCTAGAGTCAGACGCATTCGATGTACGCAAATATGGAGGCGCACCTTAATACCTGTCACACATTAGCTGCCTTTTTCTATTTAATCTCACTGGTTTAGGGAAATCCAGATTCAGGTGGATAggttattgtgtgtgcatgtgcgtgtgtgtgtgtgtgtctgtgtttgtgtgtttgtgtatgtgtgtgcacccgAAAGTATTGGAGGCAGGCTTCCTCCTCCGCATTCATACTATTCAGCAAGCGAGCAGTCACATGAccagggggggtcagagggtggCGGAGGCACAGCCCTGGCGGAGCTGAAGCGTTTCTCAGTTGTACTTGTTCTTAAATCCTCAGTGTGCATGAGTTCTAATCTAATCTTCCGATGTGATTAATCATGTCGGACCACAAAAACAGTTACAGTAAGACAGCTGGCATCCAAGCCTTGTTTTGAACACACTGCGCATTTGAAGTGACTGATTACTGCGGAGCTATGTTCTGACTTAATCAAAGCCGTACTTGCTGACATTTTTATGGAAATACCACTGCTCTTTTGAGGTGAGCAAGGGTAAGGGGGTTTTACTGCACGTgacgttttattttttctatatttCCGTCAGCCTTTCATATCAGATGTCGTAACTAATGGGAGTTTTATGATGTGAAAAGCTGTTTTTTTCTAAACTATGAGAGTAAAACACTATAATTTTGAAAGTAATGGGGAAAGCTGTCGCAGGTCCAAACAGCAGAT
This genomic window from Gadus macrocephalus chromosome 15, ASM3116895v1 contains:
- the rtkn2 gene encoding rhotekin-2 isoform X1 encodes the protein MDDPRDVQIFRRNTTTRSSLSSCSAFAMETKRKKIRQSTFFQQNEVSNVQGKLDFELRMRDGAYKLLLASSKRDQVLNVSKSLLTSNARVRAYLVQLQKKKEEEEGLMGATRSLADPISDNRVPCAGKVAIAGLRIPLMWKDSDHFNNRGSSRRVAVFCVMQIGFEVFDTEMVVVDRSATDVCFKGVTIFNEAVPQFELKVELWSCAVEDDSTILANTPKKLAKKLRSSMGKASGKKFCPLLDSSDPGSFLHSHPIPPGTKYSLLAYTTLCLSEAEGSFQSHSLVVLQDADWSSWLPLYGNLCCRLVAQPHCMTQATMSGHLNQQQCVEGVLRCCSMYCVLSAGSLDCYFSPEEITAKVEPSQQIAVNKNTRIRVTEKDSSGRRSNSLTIINPSPGGSESALFTMEGREELEDWVDAFHQHFYDQSEWLHCCDRLMEMEVETPPKPALFLTKQADSVYNDLSINSPRKFESITDIIHSQIEKSDGHFLIGQEEEERGAPNWSTLFDGSRPVVVQKSVMSPSKSSTPFTSPAPGGGSTPAPGGGSTPNSTKKRRAPPPPSPCDPPPARPARPPLPASIRPIPARPPPSAPSREKENALQRPAPRSKTGRPSLDAKFSAIIQQLQRSHPAGGGGAAALSRKNAPLGHLDVQPHGASHPQDPHARAPDRDDPRSGPLTADLRLGPVPAPRSKARKSFREKMNPKGW
- the rtkn2 gene encoding rhotekin-2 isoform X2 — translated: MWKDSDHFNNRGSSRRVAVFCVMQIGFEVFDTEMVVVDRSATDVCFKGVTIFNEAVPQFELKVELWSCAVEDDSTILANTPKKLAKKLRSSMGKASGKKFCPLLDSSDPGSFLHSHPIPPGTKYSLLAYTTLCLSEAEGSFQSHSLVVLQDADWSSWLPLYGNLCCRLVAQPHCMTQATMSGHLNQQQCVEGVLRCCSMYCVLSAGSLDCYFSPEEITAKVEPSQQIAVNKNTRIRVTEKDSSGRRSNSLTIINPSPGGSESALFTMEGREELEDWVDAFHQHFYDQSEWLHCCDRLMEMEVETPPKPALFLTKQADSVYNDLSINSPRKFESITDIIHSQIEKSDGHFLIGQEEEERGAPNWSTLFDGSRPVVVQKSVMSPSKSSTPFTSPAPGGGSTPAPGGGSTPNSTKKRRAPPPPSPCDPPPARPARPPLPASIRPIPARPPPSAPSREKENALQRPAPRSKTGRPSLDAKFSAIIQQLQRSHPAGGGGAAALSRKNAPLGHLDVQPHGASHPQDPHARAPDRDDPRSGPLTADLRLGPVPAPRSKARKSFREKMNPKGW